Proteins from one Cryptomeria japonica chromosome 4, Sugi_1.0, whole genome shotgun sequence genomic window:
- the LOC131041598 gene encoding protein RADIALIS-like 5, whose product MASHQSSSSEGNTSSTWTSKQNKLFERAIAIYDKDTPDRWQKVAAMVDGKSPEEVKRHYEILLDDLTGIESGKVPSPKYKSSG is encoded by the coding sequence ATGGCCAGTCATCAAAGTTCTTCATCTGAGGGAAACACTTCTTCAACTTGGACATCCAAGCAAAATAAATTGTTTGAGAGGGCCATAGCCATCTATGACAAAGACACTCCTGACCGTTGGCAAAAGGTGGCTGCGATGGTTGATGGGAAATCTCCAGAGGAAGTCAAAAGGCATTATGAGATTCTGTTAGACGACTTGACTGGCATTGAATCAGGCAAAGTGCCTTCCCCCAAATACAAATCTTCTGGTTGA